In Virgibacillus sp. NKC19-16, a single genomic region encodes these proteins:
- a CDS encoding catalase, translated as MDEKSSSENNRHVGQNAKQEQLNKYRISNYGEPMTTQEGKKRSQDQDQLKAGIRGPSLRQDYEFFEKMSHFGHEEIPERVVHARGYSAHGEFECYQSMKHVTKAGFLQEAGKKTPLTTRFSTVQGAKGSYDTARDLRCQGVKLYTEEGNVDLTTIAMPVLINQDAMKFPDAMHAYQSKQDDDIPTASGAHDLFWDYVANNHEALHMVQWIMTDRGILKNYRVMESWSINTYLFVNEQMKATFVRYVWKPVLGVQSLLQDEALTIGGLDPDYHRRDLREAIDNGAYPEYELGVQLIPLEDEFKYDFDILDPAKFWPEELIPVEIIGKMTLNKNIDNYFTESEQVAFNPANVVPGIDFSNDPVLQGRLMAYRDTQQHRLGSANYTELPINKPLCPFHNNQRRGYMRQRIDVDQVNYHQNSLANNTPYTVPPEEGGYVSYPAKVEGYKIRARSDSFKDYFTQPRILWNSLTPIEKQHTISGFSYQLGKVKSESVRQQNVNILVNVDKEMACIIADNIGVDRPSGSNVPVSTSYPSLSQYSTPKYAYTQKVGVLIGNGFNSNEVTSVLNYLQQRGVFIDIVSDQLGTVTGADGTNLKVEATFLTMSPYLYDALYVVGGSSKNEERFSQDIMTYVSQAYKHYKPIGVATTGEPYIQKSSKNNFAGVVFADNNSDFGEDFVSAIAQQRFWDRK; from the coding sequence ATGGATGAGAAGTCATCTTCAGAAAACAACCGGCATGTGGGCCAAAATGCTAAACAGGAACAGTTAAATAAGTACCGCATATCAAATTATGGGGAACCAATGACGACACAGGAAGGGAAAAAAAGATCACAAGACCAGGATCAATTAAAAGCCGGTATACGTGGCCCTTCATTGCGTCAGGATTATGAGTTTTTTGAAAAAATGTCACATTTTGGACATGAAGAAATACCGGAAAGAGTAGTTCATGCAAGAGGTTACAGTGCGCATGGAGAATTTGAATGTTATCAGTCCATGAAACATGTGACAAAAGCAGGATTCTTACAGGAAGCGGGTAAAAAGACACCATTGACTACCCGTTTTTCTACAGTACAGGGGGCTAAAGGATCTTATGATACGGCAAGGGATTTACGTTGCCAGGGAGTGAAATTGTATACAGAAGAAGGAAATGTCGATCTGACAACGATTGCGATGCCTGTATTAATTAATCAAGACGCGATGAAGTTCCCAGATGCAATGCATGCTTACCAATCGAAACAGGATGATGATATACCAACGGCGAGTGGTGCACACGATCTATTTTGGGATTATGTGGCCAATAACCATGAAGCACTTCATATGGTGCAGTGGATCATGACTGATCGTGGTATTTTAAAAAACTATCGAGTAATGGAATCGTGGTCCATTAATACGTACCTATTTGTTAATGAACAAATGAAAGCGACTTTTGTGCGATATGTTTGGAAGCCTGTCCTTGGTGTCCAATCCCTTCTTCAGGATGAGGCACTGACAATCGGAGGACTCGATCCGGATTATCATCGTCGGGATCTCAGGGAGGCGATCGACAATGGTGCTTACCCTGAATATGAATTAGGTGTTCAGCTAATTCCATTGGAGGATGAATTTAAATACGACTTTGATATTCTCGATCCTGCAAAGTTTTGGCCTGAAGAGCTCATCCCTGTTGAAATTATCGGGAAAATGACATTAAATAAAAATATTGATAATTACTTTACGGAGTCTGAACAAGTCGCATTTAACCCTGCAAATGTCGTTCCGGGAATTGATTTTTCAAATGATCCTGTCTTGCAGGGAAGGTTAATGGCATATAGAGATACACAACAACATCGACTTGGCAGCGCCAATTACACTGAATTACCTATAAATAAGCCACTTTGCCCGTTTCACAATAATCAGCGACGAGGCTATATGAGACAACGAATCGATGTTGATCAGGTAAACTATCATCAAAATTCCTTAGCGAATAACACGCCGTACACGGTGCCCCCAGAAGAAGGCGGTTATGTAAGTTATCCAGCGAAAGTTGAAGGCTACAAGATTAGAGCGAGAAGTGATTCGTTCAAAGATTACTTTACACAACCGAGGATTTTATGGAATAGTTTGACACCTATCGAAAAACAGCATACGATCAGTGGGTTTAGCTATCAACTCGGAAAAGTAAAAAGCGAATCTGTTCGCCAGCAAAACGTCAATATCCTAGTCAACGTGGATAAGGAAATGGCTTGCATCATCGCTGATAATATTGGTGTAGACCGCCCAAGTGGATCCAATGTCCCTGTTTCCACAAGTTACCCATCTCTTAGCCAGTACAGTACACCAAAATATGCTTATACGCAAAAAGTAGGAGTACTGATTGGCAATGGCTTTAATAGTAATGAGGTGACGAGTGTACTTAATTACCTGCAGCAACGTGGGGTATTTATTGACATTGTCAGTGATCAACTTGGTACGGTAACAGGAGCGGATGGCACAAACCTCAAAGTTGAGGCAACATTTCTTACCATGAGCCCTTACCTGTATGACGCACTTTACGTCGTTGGTGGAAGTTCAAAAAATGAGGAAAGATTCAGCCAGGATATCATGACTTATGTAAGTCAAGCATACAAACATTATAAACCTATAGGTGTTGCAACGACTGGGGAGCCATATATTCAAAAGTCGAGTAAAAATAATTTTGCTGGAGTGGTTTTTGCCGATAATAATTCAGACTTCGGAGAGGATTTTGTTTCAGCTATTGCGCAGCAGCGTTTTTGGGATAGAAAATAG
- a CDS encoding sensor histidine kinase: MKLFMKENKLLIGLQFLQFFMIFLILWLDGYREIQTALYAIFLGFFLFCCYLVYRYFSRRKFYQRLEGPLESLDESLQKTESVPVAEALDHLLKSQYKLYTERISEIDASKEEHLTFIDRWVHQMKTPLSVIELTAQNLDEPESSNIREETEQMKTGLNTVLYMARLRTIEQDFQIKPVDLEKLVHEINQDNKRFFIRNEVYPKLEKEKSGITVESDEKWLLFIMTQLIQNAVKYSAGQSKQIIVSLYERKGAAIFEVKDFGIGIPEADRKRIFHAFYTGENGRKFRESTGMGLYLVKEVADYLGHAVEMESSVGKGTIFRIVFTPAQNITSM, translated from the coding sequence ATGAAGCTGTTCATGAAGGAAAATAAGTTGTTGATTGGGCTGCAATTTTTGCAGTTTTTCATGATTTTTTTAATTCTGTGGCTGGATGGATACCGTGAAATTCAAACGGCGCTTTATGCGATTTTTCTTGGATTCTTTTTATTTTGCTGTTACCTCGTATACCGCTATTTTTCTCGCAGGAAATTTTATCAAAGACTGGAGGGGCCACTGGAATCACTTGATGAATCATTGCAAAAAACGGAGTCGGTTCCGGTTGCCGAAGCCCTCGATCATTTGTTGAAATCACAGTACAAGCTGTACACAGAACGAATCAGCGAGATTGATGCCAGTAAAGAAGAACACCTTACGTTTATCGATCGTTGGGTCCATCAAATGAAAACACCACTTTCGGTTATCGAATTGACCGCTCAAAATCTCGATGAACCGGAATCCTCGAATATTCGGGAAGAAACCGAGCAGATGAAGACGGGCTTGAATACGGTTTTGTATATGGCGCGCCTCAGGACGATTGAGCAGGATTTCCAGATTAAACCGGTTGATTTAGAAAAGCTTGTTCATGAAATCAATCAGGATAATAAGCGCTTTTTTATCCGTAATGAAGTCTATCCCAAACTGGAAAAAGAGAAATCGGGCATCACCGTAGAATCGGATGAGAAGTGGCTTTTGTTTATCATGACACAGCTCATCCAAAATGCTGTGAAATATTCGGCTGGACAAAGCAAGCAAATCATCGTCTCACTTTATGAAAGAAAGGGCGCGGCTATTTTTGAAGTGAAAGATTTTGGCATAGGAATTCCGGAAGCTGACCGGAAGCGAATTTTCCATGCATTCTATACTGGTGAAAATGGGCGCAAATTCCGGGAATCGACGGGGATGGGATTGTATCTTGTCAAAGAGGTAGCCGATTACCTCGGACATGCAGTTGAAATGGAAAGTTCAGTCGGTAAAGGAACAATATTTCGCATTGTATTTACACCTGCACAAAACATTACATCAATGTAA
- a CDS encoding ABC transporter ATP-binding protein yields the protein MLQVKNASKVYEGKVAYRALSTIDLEIEKGEFVAIMGPSGSGKTTLLNMIATIDEPTSGEVLIEGKNPHHLNKNDLAKFRRRELGFVFQEFNLLHTLTVEENIVLPLTLDGARVKEMKQKADIIAKKLGISEIMDKRTYEISGGQAQRAATARAMIHQPKLLLADEPTGNLDSKASKDVMEMFEAINKEDQATMMLVTHDPQAASYSDRVVFIRDGKFYSEIHRGDSRQTFFQKIIDTLSLMGGDDSDFSSIRV from the coding sequence ATGCTGCAAGTCAAAAACGCAAGCAAAGTGTATGAAGGGAAAGTTGCCTACAGGGCCTTGTCAACGATCGATCTGGAAATTGAAAAGGGTGAATTCGTCGCAATCATGGGGCCGTCCGGAAGCGGGAAGACGACGCTTCTCAATATGATTGCAACCATAGATGAACCGACATCGGGTGAAGTCCTAATTGAAGGGAAAAATCCGCATCATCTGAACAAAAATGATCTTGCCAAATTCCGCCGACGCGAATTGGGATTTGTGTTTCAAGAATTCAATCTTTTGCACACATTAACAGTTGAAGAAAATATTGTTTTGCCACTTACATTGGATGGAGCACGCGTTAAGGAAATGAAGCAAAAAGCAGATATCATCGCTAAAAAACTTGGTATTTCAGAGATTATGGATAAGCGCACGTATGAAATATCCGGGGGGCAGGCACAACGAGCAGCTACTGCCAGAGCGATGATTCATCAGCCGAAATTGCTCTTGGCCGATGAGCCGACAGGAAACCTTGATTCCAAAGCATCCAAAGATGTGATGGAAATGTTTGAGGCAATTAATAAAGAGGATCAAGCAACGATGATGCTTGTTACGCATGATCCACAGGCGGCAAGCTACTCGGATCGGGTTGTATTTATCCGTGACGGGAAATTTTATTCGGAAATTCACCGTGGTGATAGCAGGCAGACCTTCTTCCAAAAGATCATTGATACGCTTTCCTTGATGGGAGGGGATGACAGTGACTTTTCGTCAATTCGCGTTTAA
- a CDS encoding ABC transporter permease: MTFRQFAFNNVIRNKRLYAAYFLSSLFTVMVFFAFAIFAFHPVFMEGTIRGEILYGMAIAGGIIYVFSFFFVLYSMSSFLQSRKKEFGLLMMQGMSTRQIRLMVFMENMLIGFFATLSGILLGLVFAKAILLLAENVLVIDETLNFYFPTLAIIFTFVSFIILFLFISLFVSFILRTRKLIDLIKGDRRSKGEPKASIILAIIAAVLLIAGYGTALYVKGMQVVVAMLPVIIVVTIGTYLLFTQLSVFVIRRLKQSKGIFWRKTNMVLFSDLSFRMKDNARTFFMVAIISTVAFSAIGSLIGFQSYSTRGLEEMHPYTFSYNSNPDDKESDIEKDIGIIEEKIEAYDIQADSSVIDMNYFNQNDRDVLITNESDYNRFAELIGENKVNVADDEAIVVGDSDRVLVPESEAGRLMDIPVELADGETIQPDRTLEAHVLPEMYSYYIISDDMYEELPQPVSTETNVAWMADNARNDTLVQAGEDIFNEIGGYNFSPIDYTIYQINKVYGPIMFIGLFIGIIFFVSAGSFLYFRLYTDLDDDKEKFRTIAKMGLTDSELKKVVNRQTAILFFAPIVVALVHGAVALTALSHMFDYNLLQESALVLGSFAVIQVVYFGIVRYFYTKQIREAIY; this comes from the coding sequence GTGACTTTTCGTCAATTCGCGTTTAATAATGTCATCCGCAATAAGCGTTTGTATGCTGCTTATTTTTTGAGCAGCCTGTTTACAGTAATGGTCTTCTTTGCATTCGCCATCTTTGCATTTCACCCGGTTTTTATGGAGGGAACGATTCGGGGCGAAATATTGTATGGCATGGCGATTGCCGGCGGGATCATTTATGTGTTCTCCTTCTTTTTTGTCTTGTATTCGATGAGTTCGTTTCTGCAATCGCGCAAGAAAGAGTTCGGATTGTTGATGATGCAAGGGATGAGCACGAGGCAGATCAGGCTCATGGTATTTATGGAAAATATGCTGATCGGCTTTTTTGCGACATTGAGTGGTATCTTACTTGGGCTTGTTTTTGCCAAAGCCATTTTGCTGCTCGCGGAAAATGTCCTGGTTATTGATGAAACGCTTAATTTTTATTTTCCGACACTGGCAATCATCTTTACATTTGTGTCATTCATTATTCTGTTTTTATTTATTTCACTGTTTGTGTCATTTATCCTTCGTACTCGGAAACTGATTGACTTGATCAAAGGGGACAGGCGATCAAAAGGTGAGCCGAAAGCATCCATCATACTTGCGATTATTGCAGCAGTTCTGCTTATTGCTGGTTATGGAACGGCTCTATATGTGAAAGGAATGCAGGTTGTCGTTGCAATGCTACCTGTGATTATTGTTGTTACCATCGGGACGTATCTATTATTTACTCAATTAAGTGTCTTTGTGATCCGGCGTTTGAAACAAAGCAAGGGGATATTTTGGAGAAAAACCAATATGGTACTTTTTTCCGATTTATCATTCCGCATGAAGGATAATGCGCGGACATTTTTTATGGTGGCAATTATTTCTACTGTTGCTTTCAGTGCAATTGGATCGTTAATTGGCTTCCAGTCTTATTCGACAAGGGGGTTAGAAGAAATGCATCCTTACACATTTTCGTATAATTCCAACCCGGATGACAAGGAAAGTGATATAGAAAAAGATATTGGGATCATTGAGGAAAAAATAGAGGCATACGATATTCAAGCTGATTCAAGTGTCATTGATATGAATTATTTTAACCAGAATGATAGAGATGTGTTAATCACCAATGAATCTGACTATAATCGTTTTGCGGAATTAATCGGTGAAAACAAGGTGAATGTAGCGGATGATGAGGCGATTGTTGTGGGAGACAGTGATAGAGTGTTAGTGCCCGAGAGTGAAGCGGGCAGGTTGATGGATATCCCGGTTGAACTTGCAGATGGTGAGACCATACAGCCGGACAGAACGTTAGAAGCGCATGTGCTGCCGGAGATGTACTCCTACTATATTATCAGTGATGATATGTATGAGGAGCTGCCACAACCGGTTTCTACTGAGACTAACGTGGCCTGGATGGCTGATAATGCACGGAATGATACACTTGTACAGGCAGGTGAAGACATATTTAATGAAATTGGCGGCTATAACTTTTCACCAATAGACTATACGATTTATCAAATCAATAAAGTATACGGACCGATTATGTTTATTGGACTGTTTATCGGGATCATATTTTTCGTATCTGCCGGAAGCTTTCTGTATTTCCGCCTATATACCGATCTGGATGATGATAAGGAAAAATTCCGTACGATTGCCAAAATGGGTCTGACGGATTCCGAATTGAAAAAAGTGGTCAACCGCCAGACAGCAATTTTGTTTTTCGCACCGATTGTTGTCGCACTCGTTCATGGAGCGGTGGCACTCACAGCGTTGTCTCATATGTTTGATTACAATCTCCTGCAGGAATCTGCGCTTGTGCTTGGTAGTTTTGCAGTGATCCAGGTTGTATATTTCGGGATCGTAAGGTATTTTTATACGAAGCAAATACGGGAAGCTATTTATTAG
- a CDS encoding sodium/glutamate symporter: MTPEQIGFTLLYLGVFLLIGKWIRVRVNWLQNLFLPSSVIGGFLALLLGPQVLGKIMGNFVDEDSFWTTGLMTPEVMEVWGALPGLMINVVFATLFLGATIPSLKKIWNIGGPQLSFGWTIGWGQYVIGILLAILVLSPFFGLPPMAGALIEVAFEGGHGTAAGMQGTFEELGFAEGYDLAVGLATVGILSGVIIGIILINWAIRKEKTNVIKDVKGFSTLRKQGIMEFEKRDPAAKMTVRPESIEPLSLHFAVVGLAVLVGWLLLQFLIWLEGATWGAFTDSEFMTYIPLFPLAMIGGILLQIFFNKIDNTELIDRQMMNRIQGFSLDILILTAIATVSLDVIGQYIVPFLLLAGAGIAWNVFGFLVLAPRMIPTYWFERGIGDYGQSMGITATGLLLMRIADPENQSPAFEGFGYKQLLYEPFLGGGLVTALSVPLIYQLGAIPFLILAAVMCITGALVGLLYFGKKKS, from the coding sequence ATGACGCCTGAGCAGATAGGATTTACATTATTATATTTAGGGGTATTTCTTCTTATCGGAAAATGGATTCGTGTACGCGTGAATTGGCTGCAAAATCTGTTTCTCCCATCCTCCGTCATTGGGGGGTTTTTAGCGCTACTATTGGGGCCACAGGTTCTCGGGAAGATAATGGGAAATTTTGTAGATGAAGACTCGTTTTGGACTACTGGCCTTATGACTCCTGAAGTGATGGAGGTTTGGGGAGCTTTGCCGGGGTTAATGATTAATGTTGTCTTTGCGACATTATTTTTAGGGGCAACCATTCCGAGTTTGAAAAAAATATGGAATATTGGTGGACCGCAACTTTCATTTGGTTGGACGATTGGCTGGGGACAATATGTAATTGGTATTTTACTTGCTATCCTTGTTTTGTCTCCGTTCTTTGGATTGCCACCAATGGCAGGTGCGCTAATTGAGGTAGCATTTGAAGGTGGTCATGGTACAGCTGCGGGGATGCAAGGGACATTTGAAGAACTTGGATTTGCTGAGGGTTATGATCTTGCTGTTGGGTTAGCCACTGTTGGTATTCTCTCTGGTGTAATTATAGGGATTATCCTGATTAACTGGGCGATACGTAAAGAAAAGACGAATGTCATCAAGGATGTTAAAGGGTTTTCTACCTTGAGAAAGCAGGGGATAATGGAATTTGAAAAGAGGGATCCGGCCGCAAAAATGACGGTTCGCCCGGAATCTATTGAGCCACTTTCGTTGCACTTTGCGGTTGTTGGTTTGGCTGTATTAGTAGGTTGGTTACTCCTGCAATTTTTGATTTGGCTGGAAGGTGCAACATGGGGTGCTTTTACTGATTCTGAATTTATGACATACATCCCCTTGTTCCCGCTGGCGATGATTGGCGGTATCCTTCTGCAGATTTTCTTTAATAAAATAGATAATACCGAGCTTATTGACCGTCAAATGATGAACCGGATTCAAGGATTTTCACTTGATATATTAATCTTGACAGCGATTGCCACTGTTTCACTTGATGTTATCGGTCAATATATTGTTCCGTTTTTACTACTGGCAGGGGCAGGAATAGCATGGAACGTATTTGGCTTTCTTGTATTGGCTCCACGAATGATACCGACATACTGGTTTGAACGCGGTATCGGAGATTACGGCCAATCAATGGGGATAACGGCAACAGGGTTATTGCTGATGCGAATAGCCGATCCTGAAAACCAATCACCTGCATTTGAAGGTTTTGGTTATAAGCAATTGTTATACGAACCATTTCTTGGTGGTGGGCTTGTAACAGCCTTATCTGTACCACTGATTTATCAACTTGGCGCTATACCATTTCTTATTTTAGCAGCAGTTATGTGCATCACTGGTGCATTAGTCGGATTACTATACTTTGGTAAAAAGAAATCATGA
- a CDS encoding response regulator transcription factor, producing the protein MEKIMIVEDDAKIADHLRVFIAKYSYDVLVADDFENLMDTFLSQSPDLVLLDINLPSFDGFYWCRQIRLESICPIIFISARTGEMDQVMALENGGDDFITKPFHPDVVMAKIRSQLRRAYGEYAAKHEERILQKNGLQLFPERFELKFASNTVSLTKKETDIIESLMDRHPRVAGREDLLEKLWDDQIFVDENTLNVNITRVRKKFQELGINDAVETVRGAGYRLHVTWNEGDAP; encoded by the coding sequence ATGGAGAAGATTATGATAGTAGAAGATGATGCAAAAATCGCTGACCATTTGCGCGTGTTTATAGCAAAATACAGCTATGACGTGCTAGTAGCCGATGATTTTGAAAACTTGATGGACACATTTTTGAGCCAAAGTCCTGATCTTGTCCTGCTTGACATCAACCTCCCCAGTTTTGATGGGTTCTACTGGTGCAGGCAAATTCGTCTTGAATCGATTTGTCCGATTATTTTTATTTCCGCCCGGACCGGGGAAATGGACCAGGTGATGGCGCTCGAAAATGGTGGGGATGATTTTATTACAAAGCCTTTCCATCCAGATGTTGTCATGGCAAAAATTCGCAGTCAACTGCGCCGAGCTTACGGGGAATATGCGGCAAAACATGAGGAAAGAATTCTTCAAAAGAACGGGCTGCAGCTTTTTCCGGAACGATTTGAGCTCAAATTCGCCAGTAACACCGTTTCACTCACCAAAAAAGAGACAGATATCATCGAAAGCCTGATGGACAGACATCCAAGGGTGGCAGGCAGGGAAGATTTACTGGAAAAATTATGGGACGACCAGATCTTTGTCGATGAAAATACGCTCAATGTAAATATTACCCGTGTTCGGAAAAAATTCCAGGAACTTGGAATCAATGATGCTGTAGAAACAGTTAGAGGTGCAGGTTACCGGCTTCATGTGACGTGGAATGAGGGGGACGCGCCATGA
- a CDS encoding amidase: MTELSFYTASELAPLIEEKKLSPVELTEAILKRMEKLEPKVNSYITPLNELALQQAQCAEKEIMNNFYRGPLHGIPIGIKDNMHTRGIRTTVGSKMLDDFHPDINATVVEKLLGFGGVMTGKLNLSEFAIGPSNINPFYGSARNPWNPGHVTGGSSGGSAAALAAGLTTIATGSDTYGSIRNPASMCGVYGLKPTYGLVSAHGITPTARSMDHVGPMARSVSDLALMMNHMAGYDANDPGSIKANVPDYVKDLNKGVKGLRIGIPGFFLQGLEPDVELIFRKATRKLEELGATVMEVDIPELNMASYAGYVIVMGEGASYHHGMLQANPEGFGPDDRIQLEAGTLITTTQYVDSQQIRRVLVKALKKVFSGIDVLAGPSLPITAPQFEPNWVEQNLDLTERAMPFTVPANLAAIPSLSVPIGLSSKGLPIGMQLMGNHLSEKLLLQAGYAWECTDPLDGKMPKIGY; this comes from the coding sequence TTGACTGAACTAAGCTTTTATACCGCAAGTGAATTGGCACCGTTAATCGAGGAAAAAAAACTATCCCCCGTCGAATTAACTGAAGCAATCCTTAAAAGAATGGAGAAGTTGGAACCAAAGGTCAATTCTTATATTACCCCACTAAACGAACTGGCATTGCAACAAGCCCAATGTGCTGAAAAGGAAATCATGAACAATTTTTACCGCGGCCCGCTGCACGGTATCCCGATTGGTATAAAAGATAATATGCACACCAGAGGTATCCGGACAACAGTTGGGTCAAAGATGCTGGATGATTTTCACCCCGACATAAATGCTACAGTAGTTGAAAAATTGCTCGGATTCGGTGGCGTTATGACGGGAAAATTGAATTTGAGTGAATTTGCGATAGGACCGTCCAATATCAATCCATTTTATGGAAGCGCACGAAACCCATGGAATCCTGGTCATGTGACAGGCGGATCCAGCGGTGGCAGTGCAGCGGCTTTGGCAGCGGGATTGACAACAATTGCTACAGGAAGCGATACTTACGGATCCATTCGAAACCCGGCATCCATGTGCGGTGTGTATGGTTTGAAACCAACATACGGGCTTGTCAGTGCACACGGCATTACCCCAACAGCGCGTTCCATGGATCATGTTGGGCCAATGGCGCGTTCGGTATCCGATCTTGCCTTAATGATGAACCATATGGCCGGGTATGACGCAAACGATCCTGGCAGTATTAAAGCAAACGTTCCCGATTATGTAAAAGATCTGAATAAAGGCGTCAAAGGGCTTCGCATCGGCATTCCAGGTTTCTTTTTACAAGGCTTGGAACCGGATGTTGAGCTCATCTTTAGAAAGGCCACCCGGAAGCTTGAAGAGTTGGGTGCAACAGTTATGGAAGTAGACATCCCCGAGTTGAATATGGCTAGTTATGCCGGTTATGTTATTGTGATGGGAGAAGGAGCCAGTTATCATCACGGTATGCTGCAAGCGAACCCCGAAGGATTTGGCCCCGATGACCGTATCCAGCTTGAAGCAGGCACTCTAATAACTACCACACAATACGTGGACTCACAGCAAATCCGTCGCGTATTGGTAAAAGCATTGAAAAAGGTCTTTTCGGGCATCGACGTTTTGGCTGGACCTTCCCTTCCGATCACCGCACCACAGTTTGAGCCTAACTGGGTAGAGCAGAATCTTGACCTAACAGAGCGCGCCATGCCATTTACTGTCCCTGCAAACTTGGCCGCAATACCAAGCTTGTCCGTTCCAATTGGCTTATCATCAAAGGGGCTCCCAATCGGCATGCAACTCATGGGCAATCACCTTTCTGAAAAATTATTGCTCCAAGCCGGCTATGCATGGGAATGCACAGACCCACTGGATGGGAAAATGCCTAAAATCGGTTATTAA
- a CDS encoding erythromycin resistance leader peptide — MTHAMRLRFPALNQ, encoded by the coding sequence ATGACACATGCGATGAGACTACGTTTCCCAGCTTTGAACCAGTAA
- a CDS encoding cation:proton antiporter: protein MSSHQVLLLLLVGYIVFSIDKKQTYFPVPVILVLLGLSLAFVPYFDDITISKELIFNVFLPALLFTSAYNFPLNYLRKNKWIITCLGTVGVLLTVILLGSTIYFVSNIFIQMSFVGALLIASILTPTDPVSVVSILKKSLSDEKIADIVEGESLLNDGTSIVLFSIFLGMFVNETSFSLGMFLGEFLFVSIGGIVLGVAFGWLMSKAVHYSKHRTYQVMLSVIVAYGSFYLGELIGVSGVLSTVTAGMMLSFEFGKNIKEDHFRDSLDGFWNIVEPSVLALLFLLIGIQAAEYLIFSEWTLAIIIFILSLAVRWLVLTGLTQAIPTWKSEFALKDSSLITWSGIKGSMSVALLMGFEAAASNDDILISLTFAAVLLSLVIQSVGVYPLTKRLKG from the coding sequence TTGAGCTCACATCAAGTACTGCTTTTGCTGCTGGTTGGATATATTGTATTCTCCATTGATAAGAAACAAACGTATTTTCCGGTGCCAGTTATTTTAGTATTATTAGGCTTATCCCTTGCATTTGTACCATATTTTGATGATATAACGATATCAAAGGAGTTGATATTTAACGTATTTTTACCAGCGTTATTATTTACTTCCGCCTACAACTTTCCGCTTAATTATTTGCGGAAAAACAAATGGATTATCACCTGTCTTGGTACTGTTGGTGTGTTATTAACCGTGATATTGCTAGGATCAACTATTTATTTTGTTAGTAATATCTTTATACAAATGTCGTTTGTTGGAGCGTTACTGATCGCTTCCATACTTACGCCAACAGACCCGGTTTCGGTTGTTTCTATCTTAAAAAAATCATTAAGTGATGAAAAAATTGCTGATATTGTAGAGGGCGAATCGCTGTTAAATGATGGTACGAGTATTGTGCTTTTCTCTATCTTTTTAGGAATGTTTGTTAATGAAACAAGCTTTTCTCTCGGTATGTTTCTCGGAGAGTTCTTATTTGTATCCATCGGCGGCATTGTGCTTGGTGTTGCGTTTGGATGGCTTATGAGTAAAGCAGTCCATTATTCGAAGCACCGAACCTATCAAGTGATGTTAAGTGTGATTGTTGCCTATGGCAGTTTTTATCTTGGTGAACTAATAGGTGTCTCAGGTGTACTCAGCACTGTGACAGCAGGAATGATGCTATCCTTTGAATTCGGTAAAAATATTAAAGAAGATCATTTCCGAGATTCACTGGATGGATTTTGGAACATTGTTGAGCCGTCTGTATTAGCCTTACTCTTTTTATTAATTGGTATCCAGGCAGCAGAATATTTAATTTTTTCCGAGTGGACACTAGCGATTATCATTTTCATCTTATCGCTAGCAGTTCGCTGGCTTGTATTAACAGGGTTAACACAAGCCATCCCGACGTGGAAAAGTGAATTTGCTTTAAAAGATAGTTCGCTGATTACATGGTCCGGAATAAAAGGATCGATGTCTGTAGCGTTGCTTATGGGATTTGAAGCGGCAGCCAGCAATGATGATATCCTTATTTCTTTAACATTCGCCGCAGTTTTGCTTTCATTAGTCATTCAAAGTGTAGGCGTATATCCGTTAACAAAACGTTTAAAAGGTTAG